In Miscanthus floridulus cultivar M001 chromosome 19, ASM1932011v1, whole genome shotgun sequence, the DNA window AATAATTATTTTTGACATGTGTTAGTGACTGTAGGAGAGCTCCGGTGAGGCAATCGGAGCTTTCTGATGGTGTCACAAAATGCCCAATAAGTGGGTAACGACTAGTTTTTTAAGTGGGTTTATAAATAGATGATGTGGCTGGGTTTGTAAGCTATCTTGGCACTCCTAACTGACATCCACACTCATTGGTGCTCAAGAAACCTCTCTTCACACACATTTGTTTGCTAGAGATTACATTTGTTGTGAGTGAGTGATCTAGTGCATTTGCTTTGAGAGATATCATCTAGTGGCCGATGTGGCGGTGTTTGCTGCGAATACTCtcattactcttggtgattactGCCACCTATAAGGTTTGAAGAAGCTATAACTCCATGAAGCACTAAATTGTAGATTGTGAGGTGCTCTGAAAATTGATTGTGAGGGGCTATTAGGTTCATCCCTACCAGGGCGAAGAACCACTCTAGTGGATACGAGCCTTGTTGGAGTACCTTGTGATCTAACCAACTCATACAAAAGCACTCACGTCAGAGCTAATCTTGAGGGGTTGTTGAAGTTGTAGAGGAGCGATGATCCTTGCACTTGCCTCAACATGGATGTAGGTGACCGACAAGTCGCCGAACCATGGGGATATATCTTGTGTCACCCTCTTGTGTGGTTTGCTCACTCTACACTTGTCTTTACTTTGTGCTATTCATTTCATAGTGTAGATATATTAGTTTTTTCCTCCAGTGTTCATATCTTGCCAGTTTATCAATTCTAGTTGCTTTGCTTAGTGATATCTTtgatactagaattgtgtagggttTGTTCATCCTAGGCTGCAGGATCATAGCTATAGTAGTACTTATAAGGGTCATCTTGTTATCTAACTGGTTTGCCTAGTGTCGTGGCTTTGCAAGAACTTTTTATTTAGGCTATTCAATCCCCCTTCCAGGCATCAATAAATCCTTCTAGAAACCATCAGATAAAGACACTTCTAGTGATAGATATATGCCTATGAAATTTCCATCATCTACTCCTCTAATCCGTCTAATGTCTAAGTGATCAATATGTATTAGAGTATAAGTCCCacaaccaaccattaaaacaatGAAATAATATAAAATAGGGTAAGTAATAAAATCCAGTGCATAGCTGAGAATAAATAAATAAGCTCAATCTAATATTGATTCTGACATAGCCAATACACCAAACTAAGTAAAATGCCACAATGAAACAAGACACATACATTTGAAAGTACCACACAATATTTCATGACAACGAAGTTGCTCACACACTAGCATAAGAGAATACTATGACGCTTAACCCACATATATAGGATGAACTAATAGGCCACCATGCAACTTGGCATACTAGATGGTGTATAAAACCTAGTTCATGTCTGCATTCATCATCCACTGAGTATCAAGAAGATCTCCCAGCTTATCACTAGTCCAGTCCATGTGGCCCCCATCCGCCTCCATGGTCGGAGCCACTAAAGAATTACTAGCTCCCATCTGCTCCTGTTGCTGGCCAATAGCCAAGGTGGCCATCTGGCTATTGCTGCTACTTCCATGGCCAGTGTGGTATAGGAATGGTGACCAAGCCTGGGCATTGTTCATGGAAGTAGGATGTCCACCAAAGCTGTACTGATTTGTGCTGTAGACACCTCCATCAAAGGCGGGGCCCTTCCAGACAGAAGCATTTGTCTGTGACAAGGGCTCAAAATCATGAAGTCCAATGTCATTGATGCTATAACGCTGCTTCTTGGTGCCATTTTCTTTCCTGAGGAAGTACTTTTGAGCATGGCTGGAAACCTGCACTGGGGTCTTGGTGGTAACAAAGTGCCTAGAGATGTTCTTCCAATTTCCGCGACCGTACACATGTAGACCACGGAGGAATTGCCTACAATGAGGTAGAGTTTGAAGTGAACTAATTAGACATAAGTTTAGATTCCATTTCCATATATATTCACGATTAGTAAATGAAAAATATTATATAAACACCTCATCATAGTAATACCTCATAACCTATGTTTAATAAGGGTACTAAAACTTCATGTGACAAGCATTAAAAATCTGTATGAGATGTTTAAGGATCTAGCAAATAACTAACCTATGCTCGTTTGTAGTCCAAAACCTCCCAGTGTGTTGGGTCTCCTTCCGAGGAGTTGGCTTCCTCCATGGAGTCTCCTTCACACTCCTCGTGCCGAACATCTCCACTCTTTGATAACCATCAAATGATTCCATGTTGCCCATGGATGGATCCCCCAAAAACACCCCAAAGGGTTGATTCATGAGGTTGCTACTTGCTTCCACATGTTGGTTGCCACTCTGCAATGTTTGCACCATCTCCACCATGACATCAATGTACAAGTTGGTTACCTGATGCTTCTCCTTGCTAGGGAACATTGCCTGGAGCTCATCCACAATTTGATTGTGTTTCTTGTTCATATCACCAGCATAATTGTTATTGGCGTTGTCCCTTGCAATGAGAGATTTCACCATCTTGATCTCGGAGGCACTCCACTCTCCCTTGAACTTAGGATCCATGTGGTTGAGTACTACGCAACAATTGGTAGTTTGAGCTAAGAATGAGGGTTGTTGGGCTGTGGAGATTGGCAAACACCAAGGCTGGTATTTATAGGCCTCATGTGAATCTTTTTGTCCTAATTTTGATTAATTGGACAATTGACTTTGATATGAAGGCAAAATTGATAACAAAGTCAAAGAATATTATACAagctatatatatagtatatctcTACTTGTGTGACTTTTTTTCTTAAATGCATTAATATTTAGTGCTAGAAATTTGCTATAAGCACCATATACACATTGTTAACTTGCCAACGCCAACAATTTTCCTATGCAAAGCACAAACTTGAGAGTAGAAAAGGTAGAGAAACACTAGTGCAATCTAGTTTGGTTGTGGAGGTGAGGTTTCAAGGCAGACCCATGTGCACCGAAGTATGTTGCCATTGACGGGGGTGACATGTGTGGTCATGCATGCCCATACCACCACTGAAGTCATTCCTAGGCACAAAGGATAGAATGATACCAACATCTAGTTTAGCTACTATTAGTTGACTACATCATCATTGGGGAAGTCTAATGATTGCAATGCTTCATCTCacacatgtgatatatatttatCTATTCAAATGTCTTGATGAGCTACTGCAACATAAATGATCATGAACATTTCGAATCTTGTAATATATGGATATCTTTTCTTGTGATATGGTACATAATAGTTTTATTTAGTACAGATGTACCAAATGAATGTTAGTATAAGTAATTTTGTTAATTGGAAGTATACAAATAGGTTAGTGTGTGGTTGGTTTGGTCTTCCCTGTTTTCTTGAGAAGTGGTTTTGAATGATCTGAGAAGATATGAATTGCATGTTTTCTTCAGACTTTCATGATTTTATGTATGCATGCAGGATAGATTTGACTAACTAATTTGGTAACAAATATTTTTGATTGCATCATAGATGAGTCTTTGTTGATTAGTTGCATACCACTAGTGGTCTTTCTATCAAAGGCAATAAGTGCTCACACTACTACACTCGGACCATTCACAGCCACGTCGTAATCCCCATCGTAGTCTAACTTTGGCCTCGGTAGTAAGCTATCGGCAGTGATGGTCATAACCTTCACCGTCGGCATTTGGGTCCGACTACGGTGTACACTAACACTACcatattggcttatgatccatccatgattaggtccttacatccctcgcattggagcatgacccgactgtggatgtacactaacaccgccgtatTGGCAAATGGTCCGCCTAtgtcgaggctatcaaaaccgtcatgtgggcacatcaaccacctgtgtagtggtcaccagcaccgtcGCCTTGTACTTCGACCCAACTGTCAATGGTACAGGTTCATTATCGCTTCAATGATCGTGACAtctgtgtagaggttaacaccaccatcTCTTCAACGTTTGATCtgccagtacaaaggtcatggtcatcgtcgccttgcaccacgatccgcctttgatggtcggtgtcgggttactaaggattcggcggtgatatacttttgatccccGCGTGCATCGTACGCATAGCGACGGTGGTGATAACAAACAATGAACGACGCTTATATCTGACGGTGATATAATTTCATTCGGTTTCACAGTAGTTACTAATTTAGCTGGGCCCTTAATAGCTTTATGAACAGAAAGCATAcagatatataatcattacatccataaatcttgttcacaaacaagagtactttttacaataacaatagatgctacaataatatctttctcaactgatgtcttAATCCAAGCGGTAtatagagcatactaaaggtactaatgtatatagacttacataacgaaATGACATAGATgtgctccttctatgtggcactcctgcttgtaaggcaaaatgaatataattagtgcatccttcggagtggtagccaatgcaccatggaacccctcttattcatctctgATCCATAACCTGAACAAAGTAGTAGAATTAATAATATTaaacataccattcctttagttaacaagccaaaattggcctatacatacatagaatgaaaacaacttCCTACCTAAACAAAGACTGTCATGACGACAAAATGcaggaaatgcacctttactgctctcctaatgactccatgaacaagggaactgttggtatttattaacttgtcacttgtttagtagccacctattataaacctatatctcctaacattactttactaggttgtcatccctagtgatgatgccagagatgcttgttggtactacataccattactactagaataatactaagtagttctttattaatttatgtgactaggaagaatatatatatgaatgaaaaggatctgcagcgcatagataattataccattgtagcacttcactcgggagtattccaggtatcgttatttatatttttaccacagggaaggtctagcatggacatgtattgataacttatactattgatggagaagtaaaccataactaatgttctactcataacaggggtaagtcatagaatacgatatataataagtattgactaataataatgataaatcactcatagtactcctttctatggcattagcatggtcaggtagaatattagtggaataattcctaagttattcttaattacaagtcaaagcatacattgattagtgcaattatatctagtagtcattgctaagatcatcttcatatctacacataagggatattactaaggaagattaagaatagagcttgttcttccttcataactggaccctacgtgcgcctatatttggggagtggactacaaatgactcaatgggagtgtcacatccacgatctaccacatgacccagaacatagggtgtatccacaggtaaacaacgtataagcaccatgcttacacaatgttgaccactcacccatggtaccttagagtgagcactatatgaacttatgcataaacatgatgataatctaactatactaagcatatacgatgaacattataatgaagaacatgaataagatgaatactaatattgtcataacaattataaCTAGTATATAGaaataatggaggtacaaaagagggggtacaaagattatatcaaaccacgctcttgacacgatcaggaatccaagcaaagtCTGCTTGCCTCCCtgtagacctagcctaactagctatgccctagaatatggtagagctctgaggatgattagggtttctatcttcttaaATGACTTGATGAATGGGGTTATGTCGGGGGGTGgcaagggctggtatatataggctagagcatccaacatgagtccttggatcaaaccaacttaaaggatggcatagatgcaacttaggaggcggtggagaactgacattcgaaggaggggccTAGGGGGCCAGGCGGCCTACAAGTGGCAGTCTTTGCCTCTCTACCTCGGcgtggagtcctcttgagtcttctagagtcttctggtgtccatTTAGCTGTAGAatatgacatgtaggtccaccttgatggttttctagataaaccctgcagaaaatatagaatcaccaaacctcatggaatttgttagtttaaacccctagaccttcgttggtgattatatttatgcccttatacatgttatattgatggtttataatagtTGTTAACTACTGTTAAtaggaacataaggaagatagtaaggtctatTCATATGGAAAtgccctcttgatctacaaaagcaGATGACACAAGCATGGAGGACATGAACCTTTatgcggtccatgtcatatgcaatgaATGTTCTATACTTCCCAACAagcactactatagattgatttATCACTGTCGCCACTTTTACTACTGTAGCGATAGAAGCGACAATGTGATACTTAAACCATCGATTGGaacgatagcgaggcctcctaggACTAAAACCGACAGTTCAAACTTCTACCACCGACGGGTTAACGATAGATGCGACAGTGGTATTGGGTGTAACACgccagtgttaagcattgcatttagcatttgcatttcatgagaacaagcatcatccaagcattcatgagcatgagcatatgaagtttcatttcatttaccttctctttatcacatgtgatgttgcttatatacttacatatgcttttaatcatgtatgaccaatgtatgaaatagtTGTGAGGTCATAAAAACACCTtatacacatctaggatggtaaatggaacaatttttgtattcatgacatgaaccaattttgctcctaagtgttggtttacatggaaatgccattttcatgatgctagtttgactaaagttgaacagtagtttagagagcttgcatggctgtgtgacctaaataaaagttgtagttcttgtcatgagtaacaaactttatttaagggccatgatctaattcagtgcctaacttagtcaaatagagctcacaagtttcaacttaatattgtttgtaacttagaaaattttgtccAGTCCTAAACCGGTTTACAATTTCAgagtaccccactttggagcaCTATAATTTGAAAACTAGCTTGAATTAGGCCATGATCAttatagcaaagttgtagtactcacgtagctctacactttgtattactgaagttttcaaaaattcaccacaGATTAGGAGATAAAGGTTAGTGAATAGGGCCATTTCAGTTGGCCTGATGGCCTTTTCAAACCGTCCAGACACGCACCAGTCATGGTCGACCGGCTCAGACGTCGTGCGCCACGTGTCACCTCTTGCCTGCCCACGCGTCGCCTTGTCAAGAGGGAGAGTGAGCCGGCTGCTTCCATTTCCACTCAATTGCGCCctcactctcttcctctctctcgctctcacGCTCACCAAAGCAGAACTGCAGTGTCGCCGTCACCGCCACACCTCAGTCGAGCTCACTCACTGCCGCCACCGTGCCACTGTCCGATTGCTTGTGCACACCGctcggccatcacctcctccacctcgccgacCACCCATTGCCTTAACCCCAGCCAAGGTAAACGCCTAAGGGCGAGTTCACCATAGCCGCGTCCTCGCCGGAGCACCACCAGCTTGTGCTCGCTGTGGCCGTGCTCCAACGAGCTATCTCGCTCATGCTTTTCTCTTGTTAGGGTTAGCCTAGGGTCATGTCTAGCTCATGCCGTTGGCCGTCGAGCCAACACTGACACACCGATGCCGGAAGGCGGCTGCTCACCGCCGTGCTCTCACCACAGCCATGCCATGCATGTAGCCAAGCTTCATCGCCGTTCCACCATCGCCCTCACCTAACCCTAGGTCTTCACTAGGTAGCCCTGAAGCCGCAATAGTGCTCGCCTTGGCTTGCCGCCACCGAAAACGACGAGCCCACCAAAGCGCAGTGTCGTTGCCCACCATGGCTGCCATCGAGCTAGCTCCGGTGAGCCTCTAAGCCAACCAAGGGCACCCGTAGATGTGGAATGGGTTAGGGAACACGTCGGGGGTGACGCTACCACCGGTgacctcaccatcggcgagctTTTTGCTGGTCAACCACCGCCTCTACCTCGGTCTCATTGGCGCGTGGGCTGGGTTGACCTATGGCCCCCCGCTGTCAGCCACCGTGGGTGTATAAACCGGGTGCACCTAACTGTAGCGCCCGagtaaatttgattttctttatttatttcacagattttgttgctaacttgcaaaaattatatctagagctaggagtatccaaatggggtgcaccaaattttgttggattcatcttgaagtgtactatctgataaaaatatgaaatataccaTTTAGGGTAttttctgggagaattaaattcagcaagataagtgcttttaaaatagtttctatcttgtgaattgcataacttgagctcggaaggtgataaaattgtgattctaattttgctggtcttgtgttgacatgctctagctagggaaaatattaaacctacagtaaacatacttgtaatatggtcttcctatttaatcttaattaattgctagattctagtaaaattaattggggtaaaaatacataacatatgatcatgcaaattatTACACAGTATTTCATGATACgagaaaagtaagaaaaatattaaatctattgtttgacactttttactatgctaaactatttttgctaagataagcatatgtaacttgtcatttttgtaaaggtagCTATACTTGTCCAagtggcatgaaatttgtacagtagactattagggtcatgtgtagcctactgtaattttctcagaatattgagcactggaaatatttactctataaatcacctttattatctaaggaaattaataaatgaatataaataaattagttaggcttaaccatgatgttttctatggtgtgtgtgatgcatataatctattgATACTATTAGTGAGGCGTAGAAGTATTTGTCTATAGGCAACTAGTTCATTATTgcttttataattcaactagatgactacaTGTGTACTTTCTATTGtggtgataatttcatgatgataatgatcttttctgtaaatatggttaataaaaaagttgtagataacttacttatctaccttgtgttaaattttaatagtcataggccttgtggtttgagaattatagctattagaagtctgATGTTAGAAAtacttgctctctggatagatctaaaagattgaattgtttgacctagataactgttgaatcacattaagatgattaaaataaagttgtagacaatttcataagctttccataatgtccataaccatattattttgatgtatataactccatttatggTCAAAACAATTGGCTGCTATCTTGtaatctagaaaatgatttacataagtgtttgtttaagttactagagaagagatatgcacctactcagtaaaagaaaatgtaacttgttatcactttAATGCAATGGTGctaagaacacttatgaggatgtattcatcacatcatatcatattatacatgccatttatatgcatccatgatatcttatttcctgctcatgcatataggatcgtctgaaGGGATAACCCTGTTGGAGTTTGAAGAAGAGCCAGAGGAACAACAGGAggcacctcaggccatagctctagaaggagaggagcaaactcttgaagacttacccgagtgcctagaccataggacaacttcttttatcaaaggcaagccctagagtattttaagcctcccatgttttacaaaatatcacttgagtcctttatgtttgatgcattaggttataagagttgaattggaaacacttgatgcatagaactatgttgtctagataaatatacctttaaccctatgtaggtccaggatcgaatatatgcttagccatgcttagaccagaagaagtcgggtgatttc includes these proteins:
- the LOC136527099 gene encoding transcription factor DIVARICATA-like, giving the protein MDPKFKGEWSASEIKMVKSLIARDNANNNYAGDMNKKHNQIVDELQSGNQHVEASSNLMNQPFGVFLGDPSMGNMESFDGYQRVEMFGTRSVKETPWRKPTPRKETQHTGRFWTTNEHRQFLRGLHVYGRGNWKNISRHFVTTKTPVQVSSHAQKYFLRKENGTKKQRYSINDIGLHDFEPLSQTNASVWKGPAFDGGVYSTNQYSFGGHPTSMNNAQAWSPFLYHTGHGSSSNSQMATLAIGQQQEQMGASNSLVAPTMEADGGHMDWTSDKLGDLLDTQWMMNADMN